The genome window CTTgattctttctttcaaaaacaaaaacgaaaaaaaaaaaaaaaaaacaaacctgctgCTCTTTCTCATCACAACAGTACCACCAGACTTCCCACCACAAAAAGCTGCAAAATTTTTTGCAACTTTTagtttccttttgaaaaaattTTGTTCCTGAAGAGAACTTCTCAGTGTGGCTCTTTGGGGGGATGAccagttcagctgctgctgaccctTTTCTGTAATGTAGAAGGTAGGAAATAGCAGCAGCCTTTGAATTTGGCAGCAAGCTGGATTCTCCTTCCATTCCTCAACGTTTAATTGAAGCTACTTAGCCCTATAATGTGTAACATACGACCTCCTTGCAAGCCCTAGTTACACTGCTCATTAGTTGGTGTACTTTAACAAGATTTTATTGACCCTATGGCTAATAGCCCACTTAGATCCCTCCCTTCCAGTGTGACTGCTTGTCAGTAATGGTAGTTAGATTGCAAAGAGAAATCCCACAGTTCAAAGCTATTCAAAAtgaggagaggggagagcaATATCCTAATTTGTGCTTTTGGTGCAATGGAAAAACTAAGGTTGCTAtcactcctcttttttttttttatttctgtgcacGCAGCTCCCGACGAGGATTTGGGTTCTGCTGTGCTAAGGCAGCTCTCAGAAACCAGCAGCCTAAGGAGCTGTGACAGGCAAGGAAGCGCTTTTAAGTCCTGTTTTCCAGATGCAAAAGCAGAATGTATAGCCTTGCCTGCAATCCTGCAGAAAGCcaagggcagagcagcactAAGAGATCCGGCCTCTGCTtgtcaaatttgcattttcagccCACTCCTGAGCATCCtttgggctgggacagggggacaaAGCGCTCACTCACAGAGCTCcttctgcccagcagctccgAGCACACTGAATGCAGAGCTCCTGGAACTCTGTGCAGCCAGCTGTGTCAGCCAGGCATGGAATTCACTGCCATAAGAGGAGGTTGACTCAAAGGCTGTCACTGAGTTTCTCAAGGGGTTGAAAAACAGCCTGGTTAGTTTAGGTGATGTGacagcctttcttttttttttttgggtgggggggTTTTAGATTTTACAGGGTCCAGGGCTGGAGGCTGATGCTCAGCTGCTGAACTTCAGACAGAAAATTGGGCTTTATTTTTTACTGGAAGAAGACTCTCTCTTTTTGTTCCGTGTTTTGATTGTTTCACCTGGGAGTGGCAAAACAGATGTTTCTCTTGCCCACAACTTCTCCAGAAGTTTCTTACAAAACTTTCAGCATATgtgatactgaaaaaaaaaccaaaccaaaccaaaccaaaccaaacaacagcaaaactcACCCTTGTACCAGGCTAGACAGGaaatctgtttgtttctttgcacTTATGTTTCCACAGGGCTGGTGAAAGCAGCATGCTAACTAGTGattgcagcactgccaggggtagagaattttaaaatggtttttgctctggcaaaaaaattaaaaataaaccacaacATCATCAAAAAACCTcaccccaaacaacaaaacatggGCATAAGtaaggggaagggaagaagagacagaaaCCACCAGGGAGGTCAGGTTGTTAAGTATTTTTGGACTTCCAAGGTGGTGATCTTAAGTGAAGATAATGTATTATGCAGTGGAAAGCTAATGAGACCAGGTCTGTTAAACACGGACTTGGTGTTACTTAGCTCTGGAGTGCTTCAAATTACACAGGCACGGGTTGTATTTGATCACCGCTCCCGCCCTGACAAAGTGAGCAGCAGGCTTTTATATAATGTAAGCGATCATATACTGTGGGGAGCaatcctgtgctggcaggggagGCCAGCTGATGACATAATGGGTCTTTTCCATCTCGAAGTTATGTGATTCATCAATTAAACGACTTCGGTGGGACAAAGCAGCATGAAAGGGCACTGTCCCTGCCTGACGATTAACCCTCCCAATTCCAGCCACTCCGCTCGGGATTTAGCCTCCACCAGTGTGTCCAGGAGGCTCCGGTTGCGCAGCCCCGTTCGGTACCGAGGCGGGTCGGGGCCCGGGGCCAGGGGTCTCCGGGCACTGCGGGCGCAGCCGCCGCCCTCCGGGGCCGCAGCCGGGGTCCGTGCGGGTGTGCGGCCCCGCTCCGTGCGGATGTTCGGGCCCGCTCCGCCGCAGGTGCTGCGGGGGGGACCAAGCGCTGTCCCGCCGTCCCTCGGCGCGTCGGGAAGCGGCTGCTCGGCGCACCTGTCCGGGCTGCCCGTGCCTCCCCTGCCGGCTGCCCGGCATCCCGCTGGCTCCATCCCGCAGCCCCATCCCGGGGCCGCCCGCATTGCGTCGGGGGCGCGGCGCGCAGCGTGCGGGGGCGGCCGGCCCGGGGGCAGCGcgcatccctccctcctccgccggccccggcccccggcTCCCCCGCCCTCCCGATCCCCGAGCTGCACCAAACAGCTCTCAGGTTTCTGCTGATACTGCAGCGTCAAGAAATGGCTCGAGTTTGCTCCTCGCTCTTATGCATTCAGCAGCCCTCTCGCTCCTGCCACACGcgtccagctcctgcctcctcctgcctccgccgctgctgctgccgggaCGAGCCAAGACCGACTCCGGGGATGCGGCTGCAGGGCTGCGGCGCTCTGACATCTCCTccgccgccgctgcccagcGCCCGGCTCCTTTTCCAGCTGTCCTAAGGGAAGAGAGCCGGACAGCCAGCAGCTATCTAGGACTTCTTGATTTTATTGACTAACTCAAGCCTTTTGGAAAAGGTACTTTGCACTCTTTTCCACGCACACCCTCCACCCCCCACTGCGGTTCTCAGCAGAAACTAATTAAACCCACTCGCCCTTGGCGCAGCCTAAGACAGTGTATGAATATTTCAGTGTCTCGCAGGCAGCCCTGTAAAGCGATCGCTGCGTTAGAAAGAGGGGcgcaagaggaggaggaggaggagggttaAGTTTGCCGCTGcggtttttgttttggtttggttttttttggatgCTGCTGCAAGGCGACTTGACGCATTCCGCCACTGGCTCCTACTCCTAAGCGGCGCGTCTCACCCGGAGCAGGTAAGGAAAAGCCCCTTCTCCCTGCCGATGTTCCACTCGATTTTGGACGGTTTGGGTCTGGGATGTCGACGTCCCTCCCCCTGTCTCTCTCTCAGTTACCTTTAGCTGCTGCAAAGCAGGAGAGGAGATGCTTTGCTCCCCCCTCCTAATCTCCCCatctcccccctcccccagccacCCAGTTGGTGTGATGAAGTTGTCAGTGCTCAGCTAAGTCTCCACAGCGGGGAGCACGGTGCTCGGGAGACTCCTTGCAGGAGCTGACCCCGCTGAAGTTTCCCGGGAAGCTCCCGATGAGTTCGGGGCACCTTCCTGCCTCGGAGGCCTCGGTGCATGTCCGGGGATGTGTAGGAACGCGTAGAACTCCGCATGTGCTGCCGTAGTGGGCAGAACGGGATGTTCCTGCTGGTGTGAAAGCCAATTCATTGCGcctgagtgtgtgtgtgtatgtggaGGGGATCGGGGGCTGGTTTATTCTGTTTCTctcctccctggcagcccccaTCCTGCAAGTGAGGTTTATGCCTTCAAAGCAGAGTATTTccattcctccctccctccccagcgcAAAAGAGGAGAGGACCGgggcagtggtggtggtggtgggagggggggaaggaagaggcaGGTGATGGAAATTTGCTGAGTTGGCATTGCAAGGACTCGCCTCCCAGCCAGCCCgtgatttatatatttatttctatatttatttatttattttatgtgtatgtgcgtgtgcgtgtgtgtgtgtgtgtgtgtgtgtggtagCTTCGTGGCAGCAGCTGCGGCGATGGTCGAGCCGGCGAGAAAAGTGGACGGATCGAGTTAAAGGCTAAAGGAGACGGCTGGGGAGGGGAACCCCAGCCTGGGGGTGCACTCCATAGACCTTCAGCCTCCCGGTGTGGGGGACAGGACCCCTCACCTTACCTGCCCTCTGCCCCCCCTAAAGGTACttcttccctctttcttcaCCCTCCCATCATCCCTGATGCCTCTCCCTTCATCCTGcctctctttcccccttttGGGTATTTCCATCCTTTAGGCTCCTCTTCCACCCCTTCCTCaagctccccatcccacctcaACCCCCTCACCCTTGAACCGCCCTGggtctctctgtgctcctccatcctcctcctcctcctcctcctcctccctttccctcaCTTCTCCCCTGCCCCTCGGTCCCCTTTCCTCTGTGCCACCATGACTGTGATGGCTGGAGAGAACATGGACGAGACTTCTGCGCTACCTGGCCACCCCCAGGATAGCTACCAGCCCGCTGCCCACGACGACCACGAGTGCTGTGAGCGCGTGGTGATAAACATTGCAGGACTGCGCTTTGAGACACAGCTCAAGACTTTAGCCCAGTTCCCCAACACGCTGCTGGGCAACCCCAAGAAGCGCATGCGCTATTTTGACCCCTTGCGCAACGAGTACTTCTTCGACCGCAACCGGCCCAGCTTCGATGCCATCCTCTACTACTACCAGTCCGGGGGGCGGCTGCGCCGGCCCGTCAATGTCCCCCTGGACATGTTCTCCGAGGAGATCAAATTTTATGAGCTGGGcgaggaggccatggagaagtTCCGGGAAGATGAAGGATTCATTAAAGATGAGGAGAGACCCTTGCCGGAGGGGGAGTACCAGCGCCAAGTGTGGCTCCTCTTCGAGTACCCAGAGAGCTCTGGGCCGGCAAGGGTTATTGCCATAGTCTCTGTCATGGTGATCCTCATCTCCATCGTGATCTTCTGCCTAGAGACATTACCTGAGCTGAAGGAGGACAAGGAGTACACAGTGCACCGCACTGACAACACCACCCAGGTCTACAAATCCAACATCTTCACAGATCCCTTCTTTGTTGTGGAGACCTTGTGCATCATCTGGTTCTCCTTTGAGCTGGTGGTGCGCTTCTTTGCTTGCCCTAGCAAGACTGATTTCTTCAAGAACATAATGAACTTCATTGACATTGTGGCCATCATCCCTTACTTCATCACCCTGGGCACCGAGATGGCCGAGCGGGAGGGGACTCAGAAAGGAGAGCAGGCCACCTCCTTGGCCATCCTGAGAGTCATCAGACTGGTAAGAGTCTTTCGAATCTTCAAACTCTCCCGGCACTCTAAGGGCCTCCAGATTTTGGGACAGACCCTCAAAGCAAGTATGAGAGAGCTAGGTTTACTaatcttcttcctcttcattgGGGTGATTTTGTTCTCTAGTGCGGTATATTTTGCTGAGGCTGAAGAACCTGAGTCTCATTTCACAAGTATCCCTGATGCTTTCTGGTGGGCGGTGGTATCCATGACCACTGTGGGCTATGGTGACATGTACCCTGTGACAATTGGAGGCAAAATCGTAGGCTCCTTGTGTGCCATCGCTGGTGTGCTGACAATTGCCCTGCCTGTACCTGTCATCGTGTCCAACTTCAACTACTTCTACCACCGAGAAACAGAAGGGGAAGAACAGGCTCAGTTACTTCACGTTAGCTCCCCTAATTTAGCATCTGACAGTGATCTCAGTCGCCGCAGCTCCTCCACAATCAGCAAATCTGAGTACATGGAAATCGAAGAGGATATGAATAATAGCATAGACAATTTTAGAGAGGCTAATCTCAGAACTGGCAACTGCACTGTAGCCAACCAAAACTGCGTTAATAAAAGCAAGCTGCTGACTGATGTGTAAACAAACAatcagaaaaacccaaaacaaaatccCCACTCACAGCTTGAAGACTTTAGTGACACAGTCACACTTTGTAGATGCTTTACTGATAGTCTTTGAATGCTTTATTTACCTCGTAAATGCATTGTTGCATTGCAAATCTTTGCTCTGCGATAAAGAAGCTTCCAGGATCCACGAAAgataaaattttgtttattttcaaaaaaacattttccaccTGGCAAATGATAACCATTTGAACTAGTTTAGTTTTAAGCCGTTATGACGCTAGACCTAAACTTTTCCTCTCCTagctcctcttttttttttctttttttttttctttttttttttttttttttggataaaGTTATCTTAAACTAAGCAAGACAGTTTTTAGAGCTATTAAGCATATGCATGGATTCCAgtaaaaatattctgcaaaaCTACACAATTGCAAGAAAGTGCATCAGATAATAGTAAAAAAAGATCAGCCAAAACCTGCGGCAAGTGTTTGCCGTGGTGTTTATGAAGGAGTGCAAATTTTCCTTCCGCCCCCTCTGTGAAAGATTCCATCCTTCCAACCTACAGATCCACACAGCACCTTATTAAAAAACCTACTTAAGCCTGGTCTCTTTTGCTGTCTGTAGAAGAAATATCCTAAAAGGAGaataacaaacaaaactgaagaCAAAACATCTGCAATGCTG of Vidua macroura isolate BioBank_ID:100142 chromosome 5, ASM2450914v1, whole genome shotgun sequence contains these proteins:
- the KCNA1 gene encoding potassium voltage-gated channel subfamily A member 1; the protein is MTVMAGENMDETSALPGHPQDSYQPAAHDDHECCERVVINIAGLRFETQLKTLAQFPNTLLGNPKKRMRYFDPLRNEYFFDRNRPSFDAILYYYQSGGRLRRPVNVPLDMFSEEIKFYELGEEAMEKFREDEGFIKDEERPLPEGEYQRQVWLLFEYPESSGPARVIAIVSVMVILISIVIFCLETLPELKEDKEYTVHRTDNTTQVYKSNIFTDPFFVVETLCIIWFSFELVVRFFACPSKTDFFKNIMNFIDIVAIIPYFITLGTEMAEREGTQKGEQATSLAILRVIRLVRVFRIFKLSRHSKGLQILGQTLKASMRELGLLIFFLFIGVILFSSAVYFAEAEEPESHFTSIPDAFWWAVVSMTTVGYGDMYPVTIGGKIVGSLCAIAGVLTIALPVPVIVSNFNYFYHRETEGEEQAQLLHVSSPNLASDSDLSRRSSSTISKSEYMEIEEDMNNSIDNFREANLRTGNCTVANQNCVNKSKLLTDV